TCATAATGCCGATGCCTCCTACTACCAGACTGATGGCAGCGATCGATCCCAATACAACATTAAAGATCATTCGAATCTGTTCTGCCTGCTTTAATAACTCCAGCGGCACAACAACCGCATAGTCTTTCGTGCGCGGATGAGATTGTTCCAAAGTTTCTCTGATGGCCTGCGCGGTAGGCAGAACTGCGTCTTTGTCGTTCACTCGTAACGTAATCTGATGCAGTTCAATCTGTTCTGCCGAATTACTACCGGCTTGTGTTTTGATATCAAGGTCCCCTTCACGCGCCTGTAGCGTCTTGATGGGAACATAAACGTCTTTGTTATAATCCTGGCCGGAAAGACTACCGCCAATCGCGGCGGAGGCAGTCCGGTCTTTGGTCACACCGATCACCGTATAAAACATAGAGCCAACACGAATCGATTTTCCGACCGGGTCTTCAAATTTGAATAGATTGTTGGCGACTTCATTGGCAATCACAGCGACATTCAACAGTTTTTCCTGATCACTGTCTGTCAGAAAACGACCTTGCGATAAGGTAAGATGATTCATCTCCAGGTAATCGGCAGTACAACCGACCACACGGGCATTCATCGCTTCCTTCAGATACCGAATTTCACGATCGACTTCACGAATTGGCGCGGCACGGATAATGGTGGGTAGGGTCTTGGTTAATATTTTATAGTCGGAACGAAGTAATCCATAAGACAGCACACGGCTACGGGTGGAAGACTGCGTTACTTCATGCGGGGGTTTCACACTCCGCACGATGACATTCGTCGCTCCCAGTTCCAGTACCTGTTTCTGCGCCTGGGCGCTGGCACCTTCACCAATCGCCAGCATCGCGATCACGGAAAACACACCAAACACAATCCCCAGCATCGTCAGGCCGGACCGCAGCTTATGCAGCAATAAGCTTTTCAGTGCGAGTCGAACGATACGGATGATGCGAGTCATGGGAGTGACCTGAGTGAAACGAAATTAAAAGGTGTGAATCGTTTATGTTGAAGAGAGAGGGTGCTCTATGACAGTCTCTGTTTCGATGAGGCCGTCTTTCATATTAATTTGCCGTTTGGTCTGCTGGGCAATAGAGGGTTCGTGCGTCACCATAATTATTGTACGTCCTTCTGCATTTAAATTGTGAAGGATCTCCATAATTTCGGCTTCCGTGGCGGAATCCAGGTTCCCCGTGGGTTCGTCTGCCAGGATGATTTGCGGATCATTCACCAGTGCCCGTGCAATCGATACACGTTGCTGCTGACCACCGGAAAGCTGGAACGGGCGATGATCCATGCGGTCTCCCAGACCTACCATGCGAGCCAGTTCCATACACCATTCGCGTTCTTCACGGCCGATGGCGGGATAGCCGGCTCGGTAGAGCAGAGGGACCTCAATATTTTCGAGTACCGTGTACTGGGCAATGAGATTGAATGACTGGAAAATAAACCCAATCATGTCATTCCGCATTTCCGAAAGTTCGTCATCATTCAGAGTCGAAACATCGCGGCCGCCCAGAATATACTGACCACTGGTGGGACGGTCGAGTGCTCCCAGAAGGTTTAAGAGCGTACTCTTTCCGCTACCGGAAGATCCCATAATGGCGACAAAGTCACCCTCTGGAAAATCAGTTGAGACTCCCCGTAATGCTTTGACCACAACAGAACCCAGATCATAGAATTTGGTGAGGTCAACAACTTGCGCCGCCAACTTCATGGTCGTTTTTCTCCCGCGGGACGGGAGCCTCCGGGACCTCCTGAAGGGGGTTTAAGTTTGCTGAGCTCACCCGCATCCAGAAAACCATCTTTGTTGGCATCCAGTGTATCGAAACGTTCCTGCAGCCGCTCAGGGGCTTCATCTTTGGAGACCTTGCCATCTGAGTTCTTATCGATGCGTTTCAGGATATTAGCCGAACCACCGCCGCTGGCAGGCTTCGCTTTGGCTGCCGTTTGTCCCTTTGGTTTTCCACCTGCTTTTGCTGGAGTGGGTGATTTTGCGGGGCCCTGTTTTTCTGCCTGATTTTTCTTTTCGATTGCCAACTGTTCTTCCAGATCAATCAATTCATCAGCAAAGTGAGTTCGAGGATTCAAAATCACCTCTTCACCCACTTTGACGCCGTCCAGAACCTCAATCATCGTATCACTGGCCTGGCCGATTTTGACTTCTCTTCTGACAGGCTCTCCCTCTTCCGCCAGCACGAACATATAACGTTGATCGCCAATTGTGATGACAGACTGCACCGGCACCTGAAGAACATTATCTCGTTCTTCGATGCGGATTTCGATTTCGGCGGTCAAACCCGGTTTGAGTTTTGTGATATCCGCACCATTCGGGATAATTTTGATCGTTGCCTTGTACTCTTTGAGGTCAGGACGCATCCAGTTTGAAGAAATCGGCACGGACGAAACTTGATCGACTTCCCCCTGGTAAAGCTGTTCGGGGAAGGCATCAACGCGAATATCAACGGGGAGTCCCTGTTGAATCATGCTGATTTTGGATTCATGAATGCGAGCATCCACCTTCATCTGGCTGAAGTCGGGCAATTGAATAATTGATTGACGCTCGCGGACTTCCGTTCCTTCTTCAATCACGTCTTCGCCACTACTGCGCCGGCTGCTGCCCTGGTTGGCATACACGACCTGACCATTTTGCGGTGCGATCAGTTTACAGGCAATAATCTGTTCCCGAATCCGTTCTAATTCACTTTTCTCGACTTCATAGGTCAACTGGCTGGCTTTGAGCCGGGCATCGAATTGCGCTAAGGTCGCGATTCCTTTGCGCTCGACGCGTTCCAGATTCCGTTCCTTTTCTTTAACGTCTGCTTTGAGCTCAATCAGCTTACGATTCTGAACATAGTTTTTTTCAACTTTGAGATCTTCTTTGGCAATCTCCAGATCAATTTCCGCTTTCACGACATTGATGCGATCTGCTTCGACGTCGTTCTGATTT
This window of the Gimesia fumaroli genome carries:
- a CDS encoding ABC transporter permease, with the translated sequence MTRIIRIVRLALKSLLLHKLRSGLTMLGIVFGVFSVIAMLAIGEGASAQAQKQVLELGATNVIVRSVKPPHEVTQSSTRSRVLSYGLLRSDYKILTKTLPTIIRAAPIREVDREIRYLKEAMNARVVGCTADYLEMNHLTLSQGRFLTDSDQEKLLNVAVIANEVANNLFKFEDPVGKSIRVGSMFYTVIGVTKDRTASAAIGGSLSGQDYNKDVYVPIKTLQAREGDLDIKTQAGSNSAEQIELHQITLRVNDKDAVLPTAQAIRETLEQSHPRTKDYAVVVPLELLKQAEQIRMIFNVVLGSIAAISLVVGGIGIMNIMLATVTERTREIGVRRALGARQRDIVEQFLTETIVLAGSGGLIGVVFGLLTPITFLGIQWFVQNFVMEGSTAGSEVGRMFFDLQPQIAFWSLPVAFGISVTIGIISGIYPAISAAKLDPIEALRHE
- a CDS encoding ABC transporter ATP-binding protein, whose product is MKLAAQVVDLTKFYDLGSVVVKALRGVSTDFPEGDFVAIMGSSGSGKSTLLNLLGALDRPTSGQYILGGRDVSTLNDDELSEMRNDMIGFIFQSFNLIAQYTVLENIEVPLLYRAGYPAIGREEREWCMELARMVGLGDRMDHRPFQLSGGQQQRVSIARALVNDPQIILADEPTGNLDSATEAEIMEILHNLNAEGRTIIMVTHEPSIAQQTKRQINMKDGLIETETVIEHPLSST
- a CDS encoding efflux RND transporter periplasmic adaptor subunit → MVKAGDLVCELDSSLLVDKEKQQQIQVTQAEAEQKQAEENVAIQKTQNDSDNSAATLALELARLDLQKFQEGESQRDLNVKEGAITKAREDLQRAEENFEFSKRIAKKGYKNQNDVEADRINVVKAEIDLEIAKEDLKVEKNYVQNRKLIELKADVKEKERNLERVERKGIATLAQFDARLKASQLTYEVEKSELERIREQIIACKLIAPQNGQVVYANQGSSRRSSGEDVIEEGTEVRERQSIIQLPDFSQMKVDARIHESKISMIQQGLPVDIRVDAFPEQLYQGEVDQVSSVPISSNWMRPDLKEYKATIKIIPNGADITKLKPGLTAEIEIRIEERDNVLQVPVQSVITIGDQRYMFVLAEEGEPVRREVKIGQASDTMIEVLDGVKVGEEVILNPRTHFADELIDLEEQLAIEKKNQAEKQGPAKSPTPAKAGGKPKGQTAAKAKPASGGGSANILKRIDKNSDGKVSKDEAPERLQERFDTLDANKDGFLDAGELSKLKPPSGGPGGSRPAGEKRP